In Dyadobacter subterraneus, a single genomic region encodes these proteins:
- a CDS encoding NUDIX domain-containing protein encodes MDEKLVDSHKYNLWKGRLEKNGLDVHNVDELYSRRNGKGEVLFSLLYTDATTPEGDKIPPICFLKGEVVCVLICFVEIETREKYLLLVRQRRICDGSLTYEHPAGMLDSESDAASVAAREVFEETGIPIKKEDLVELNKGPFFPSTGTSDEAMYLFYSEIELSFEEIAKHHNQTQGLISDHEHITTHVVPFVEGHKLITNVNGILLDFMYLKDVGDWDLMKRL; translated from the coding sequence ATGGACGAAAAACTTGTTGATTCCCACAAATATAACCTGTGGAAGGGAAGGCTGGAAAAAAATGGCCTTGACGTTCACAATGTTGACGAATTATACTCACGAAGAAACGGAAAAGGAGAAGTACTTTTTTCACTTTTATATACCGATGCGACGACACCGGAAGGAGATAAAATCCCGCCAATCTGTTTTTTGAAAGGTGAAGTAGTATGTGTCCTGATCTGTTTTGTTGAAATTGAAACCAGAGAAAAATACTTACTGCTGGTTCGTCAACGCAGAATTTGCGATGGTTCGCTTACCTATGAACATCCGGCTGGCATGCTCGACAGTGAAAGTGACGCGGCTTCTGTTGCGGCCAGAGAAGTTTTTGAAGAAACCGGAATTCCAATTAAAAAAGAAGATCTGGTTGAACTTAATAAGGGACCTTTCTTTCCATCAACCGGCACAAGCGATGAGGCGATGTATTTATTTTACAGTGAAATAGAATTGTCCTTCGAAGAAATTGCAAAACATCATAATCAAACACAAGGTCTGATTTCTGATCACGAGCATATTACCACGCATGTTGTGCCTTTTGTAGAAGGACACAAATTAATTACCAATGTTAACGGTATTCTCCTGGATTTCATGTATTTGAAAGATGTTGGAGATTGGGATTTGATGAAAAGATTATAA
- a CDS encoding sensor histidine kinase, which yields MSKLTGNQQYEDLVGLLRTKRETLLNKWREACTQDDNLSSKASFSREEFNDQIPVLLNILEQRLLKEPEIEDAVKVASEHGLHRWQTGYELHELIIEFEHLFNLLLEQIQAYAENNPKFSSQSLLSIHSDVFRIYSDSIRGSVTYYHQLRQTAAAEQALNLQNALDQLQQLSKTRNEHLRHSSHDLRSSFSVLMMASQLWEMPSSEQDRSELMGMLNKNLSSIRDLLLQLTDYSRIEAGQETLHIKEFDVSELLNSLIKNTLPLAEKKKVVLEGTGPKHLIVHSDPVQIQRVFQNLLHNALKYTNSGGVYVSWAPENDSRWILSIQDTGPGFAENSTLALFAEQLRPSIHTTAVHQEGKMLQEPAPAGPDQTTNDHFKESEGLGLFIVKKICELMKATMDIESKPGQGTLVRIRFQSRQEPNKLV from the coding sequence ATGTCGAAATTAACAGGCAATCAGCAATACGAGGATTTAGTTGGTTTACTACGCACCAAAAGGGAAACACTTCTTAACAAATGGCGGGAGGCTTGTACGCAGGACGATAATCTTAGCAGTAAAGCCAGCTTCTCGCGTGAAGAATTTAATGATCAGATACCGGTTCTGTTAAATATTTTAGAACAACGGCTGCTGAAAGAACCAGAAATTGAAGATGCCGTAAAAGTTGCCAGTGAGCATGGACTTCACAGGTGGCAAACCGGTTATGAACTTCATGAACTTATCATTGAGTTTGAGCATTTGTTTAATCTGCTGCTCGAACAGATTCAAGCATACGCTGAAAATAATCCGAAGTTTTCTTCCCAGTCTCTCTTATCTATTCACAGTGATGTATTCAGAATATACTCAGATTCCATCCGGGGAAGTGTCACTTATTACCATCAGCTTAGACAAACCGCTGCTGCTGAACAGGCACTGAATCTTCAAAATGCCCTCGACCAGTTGCAGCAGTTAAGCAAAACGCGAAATGAACATCTTCGGCATAGTTCACACGACCTGCGTTCCAGCTTTAGTGTACTGATGATGGCTTCTCAGTTATGGGAAATGCCATCGTCCGAGCAAGACCGCTCAGAACTGATGGGAATGCTCAATAAAAACTTGTCGTCGATACGGGATCTGTTATTACAACTGACCGATTATTCACGTATAGAGGCCGGTCAGGAAACGCTGCATATCAAAGAATTTGATGTATCAGAATTACTGAATTCCCTGATCAAAAACACGTTGCCACTGGCAGAGAAAAAGAAAGTAGTGCTGGAAGGGACAGGTCCAAAACATTTGATAGTCCACAGTGATCCTGTACAAATACAGCGCGTTTTCCAAAATTTGCTTCATAACGCCTTGAAATACACTAATTCAGGTGGAGTATATGTATCCTGGGCGCCGGAAAATGATTCACGCTGGATTTTAAGTATTCAGGATACCGGACCGGGATTTGCCGAAAATAGTACTTTGGCTCTTTTTGCAGAACAGCTGAGACCTTCCATACATACAACTGCCGTACATCAGGAAGGAAAAATGCTTCAGGAGCCAGCACCAGCGGGGCCAGACCAGACCACCAATGATCATTTTAAGGAAAGTGAAGGTTTAGGTCTATTTATTGTAAAAAAAATCTGTGAACTTATGAAAGCCACTATGGATATAGAAAGCAAACCAGGACAGGGAACACTTGTTCGCATCCGTTTTCAATCCCGACAAGAGCCTAATAAACTTGTGTAG
- a CDS encoding isochorismatase family protein: MKKFKIEDTVILLIDHQVGTLNFSANRSHEVIISRARALARIAKDLDIPVVLTSSQEELAQGPLIKDMEEILPKQFADRVKRQGITNAWDDQEFKAAVLKAANGRKNVVMAGLTNDVCIVWPSISMQEEGFDVQVVIDGGGSPTEIAEDVARKTWESQGVRTSTISQFVSELIGSWATPEGEKVKPILFEEIYFKLFN; encoded by the coding sequence ATGAAAAAGTTCAAAATCGAAGACACAGTAATATTACTGATTGATCACCAAGTAGGTACACTCAATTTCTCAGCCAATCGTTCACATGAAGTGATCATTTCACGGGCCCGTGCATTGGCTAGGATCGCCAAAGACTTAGACATTCCGGTAGTTCTAACTTCTAGTCAGGAAGAGCTGGCACAGGGGCCATTGATCAAAGACATGGAGGAAATACTGCCAAAGCAATTCGCTGACCGTGTAAAAAGACAAGGTATTACTAATGCCTGGGATGACCAGGAATTTAAAGCGGCGGTGCTTAAAGCTGCAAACGGAAGGAAAAATGTGGTGATGGCTGGTCTGACCAATGACGTATGTATTGTCTGGCCCTCTATTTCTATGCAAGAAGAAGGTTTTGATGTACAAGTTGTGATCGACGGCGGAGGCTCACCAACGGAAATCGCTGAGGACGTAGCCAGAAAAACCTGGGAAAGCCAAGGTGTGCGCACATCAACGATCAGTCAGTTTGTCTCCGAGTTGATTGGTAGCTGGGCAACACCAGAAGGTGAAAAAGTCAAGCCAATACTTTTCGAAGAAATTTATTTCAAACTATTTAATTGA
- a CDS encoding response regulator: MQPIYIADDSADQRYLFGYFLKRVNPEYPVVFFDRAQKLLDSLQSSIQTGGVLPMVVFLDLQMPEVNGFKALEIIMSLNERGGNWPEIPVVTYSGDSDPDMIRKCLDAGALAFLQKPVDLEKLKNLLLLVQP, translated from the coding sequence ATGCAGCCCATATATATTGCCGATGATTCTGCCGATCAGCGTTATTTGTTCGGTTACTTTCTTAAACGTGTTAATCCGGAATATCCGGTTGTATTTTTTGACAGAGCTCAGAAGCTGCTTGATTCATTGCAATCTTCCATTCAAACCGGTGGTGTTCTTCCCATGGTGGTATTTCTGGATTTGCAAATGCCCGAAGTAAATGGTTTCAAAGCACTTGAAATAATCATGAGCCTGAATGAAAGAGGAGGGAATTGGCCGGAAATACCCGTTGTTACTTATAGTGGTGATTCCGATCCGGATATGATACGTAAATGCCTGGATGCCGGCGCACTGGCATTTTTGCAAAAACCGGTAGACTTAGAAAAGCTTAAAAATCTATTGTTATTAGTTCAGCCATAG
- the glgB gene encoding 1,4-alpha-glucan branching protein GlgB: MTKSTSKNKKNSSQASSQEQDLVAVPKRDLKPVETISRFTDFDIHLFKQGKHFKLYEKLGSHVMDVEGVTGTYFAVWAPNASHISVIGNFNGWNRDAHGLAPRWDSSGIWEGWIPNIGVGEVYKYLIVTSDGQHLEKSDPFALWCEVAPRTASIVWDTWYEWGDADWMKLRKEKNKLNAPISVYEVHLGSWQRDPSDPERFLTYKEIAESLVPYVKEMGFTHVELMPIMEHPYPPSWGYQITGYFSCASRMGTPQELMHLIDRLHQEEIGVYIDWVPSHFPGDAHGLFRFDGTALYEHEDPRKGYHPDWKSYIFNYGRNEVKSFLISNSIFWMDRYHTDGLRVDAVASMLYLDYSRKHNEWIPNEFGGRENLEAIALLREMNIAAYTEFPDIQSIAEESTAFPGVSRPVFVGGLGFGMKWMMGWMNDTLKYFEKDPAFRKWHQDQLSFSLVYAFSENFMLPLSHDEVVYGKKSLINKMPGDEWQKFANLRLMFAYMFTHPGTKLVFMGGEFAQTSEWNFEQSLDWHLLDFAPHKGMKECIKALNRIYKSEIALSEYSFSSEGFEWIDTQDRENSVLIYARKASDPNQNLVIVLNLTAVPRPNYRVGVLSAGTWEEIFNSDDTLFWGSGQKNSAPVTSENSLWHGKENSIQLSLPPMGAVILKKIPKAK, translated from the coding sequence ATGACTAAGTCAACCAGTAAAAATAAAAAGAATTCGTCCCAAGCGTCTTCCCAGGAACAGGACTTGGTTGCGGTGCCAAAGCGTGACTTGAAACCAGTGGAAACGATAAGCCGTTTCACCGACTTTGATATTCATCTTTTCAAGCAGGGAAAACATTTCAAACTATATGAAAAACTCGGTTCCCATGTAATGGATGTGGAAGGTGTAACGGGAACTTACTTTGCGGTATGGGCTCCGAATGCATCCCATATTTCTGTGATTGGTAACTTTAACGGTTGGAACAGAGATGCTCACGGACTTGCACCACGCTGGGACAGTTCCGGAATCTGGGAAGGCTGGATTCCGAATATCGGAGTAGGAGAGGTTTATAAATATCTGATCGTAACCAGCGATGGTCAACATCTTGAAAAGTCTGATCCGTTTGCTTTATGGTGTGAAGTAGCGCCGAGAACAGCCTCAATTGTATGGGATACCTGGTATGAATGGGGTGATGCGGACTGGATGAAACTCCGTAAAGAAAAGAATAAACTCAACGCACCGATTTCGGTATACGAAGTACATTTAGGTTCATGGCAACGTGATCCGTCTGATCCGGAACGTTTCCTGACCTATAAGGAAATTGCAGAATCGCTGGTTCCTTACGTGAAGGAAATGGGTTTTACCCATGTGGAATTAATGCCTATAATGGAGCATCCTTATCCACCATCCTGGGGATATCAGATCACCGGTTATTTTTCGTGCGCTTCCCGTATGGGAACTCCTCAGGAATTAATGCACCTGATCGATCGCCTGCATCAGGAAGAAATCGGGGTTTATATTGACTGGGTACCGTCACATTTTCCCGGTGATGCGCACGGACTTTTTCGTTTTGACGGAACAGCGCTTTATGAGCATGAAGACCCAAGAAAAGGATATCACCCGGACTGGAAAAGTTACATTTTCAACTACGGCCGCAATGAGGTAAAATCGTTTTTGATCAGTAATTCCATTTTCTGGATGGATCGCTATCATACGGACGGACTTCGTGTAGATGCGGTGGCTTCCATGCTTTATCTTGATTATTCAAGAAAACATAATGAGTGGATCCCGAATGAATTTGGCGGCAGGGAAAATCTTGAAGCAATTGCTTTGCTAAGAGAAATGAATATTGCGGCCTATACCGAGTTTCCGGATATCCAGAGTATTGCTGAGGAATCAACTGCATTTCCAGGCGTTTCCCGTCCGGTTTTTGTAGGCGGACTTGGTTTTGGAATGAAATGGATGATGGGCTGGATGAACGATACCTTAAAGTATTTCGAAAAAGATCCGGCTTTCCGTAAATGGCATCAGGATCAGCTTTCTTTCAGTTTGGTTTATGCTTTTTCTGAAAACTTTATGCTTCCGTTGTCACATGACGAGGTTGTGTATGGCAAAAAATCGCTGATCAACAAAATGCCCGGCGATGAATGGCAGAAATTCGCGAACCTGAGACTGATGTTTGCCTATATGTTTACGCATCCGGGAACGAAACTTGTTTTCATGGGCGGAGAATTTGCGCAGACCTCTGAGTGGAATTTTGAACAAAGTCTGGACTGGCATCTTCTGGATTTCGCTCCTCATAAAGGGATGAAAGAATGTATAAAAGCGCTTAACAGAATTTATAAATCTGAGATTGCGCTTTCTGAATATTCATTTTCGAGTGAAGGTTTTGAATGGATTGACACGCAGGATCGCGAAAATTCTGTTCTGATTTATGCACGGAAAGCTTCTGATCCAAATCAAAATCTGGTTATTGTTCTGAATCTTACCGCAGTGCCAAGGCCTAATTATAGGGTGGGTGTACTGTCGGCAGGAACGTGGGAAGAAATTTTCAATTCGGATGATACCTTGTTTTGGGGCAGTGGCCAGAAAAATTCCGCACCGGTAACATCGGAAAATAGTTTATGGCACGGCAAGGAAAATTCAATTCAGCTTAGTTTGCCTCCAATGGGCGCAGTCATACTGAAGAAAATTCCAAAGGCGAAGTGA
- a CDS encoding PAS domain-containing protein yields the protein MNRIYRKLGAILDITELVEAQRQLNMSEEMLRSMTQQSPVAIGLFETEALIIKSANPAMLSIVGKNEMVIGMELEKVLPELTEQDIIRVFKQVLKSGQPYDSNDIPVFLRGNTGLENRYFNVICTPIHGADNEITGIMVMSSDFTWKHHAQIEIKAGESKFRNLIEQSPVGCSLMVGRELIIEFTNEAMIKIWGKGHSVVGKKLIEALPELMGQPYIQILENVYDSGQPYHSQSARADLKMSGIMSTFISILPIHHFLMLKKKFTEFCKWLLR from the coding sequence TTGAATAGAATTTACCGCAAGTTAGGAGCGATCCTTGATATAACAGAACTCGTGGAAGCTCAAAGGCAGCTAAATATGAGTGAAGAGATGCTGCGCTCGATGACTCAGCAGTCACCGGTTGCGATTGGTCTTTTTGAAACGGAGGCGTTAATTATAAAATCTGCAAATCCTGCCATGCTTTCCATTGTAGGTAAAAATGAAATGGTCATTGGCATGGAGCTGGAAAAAGTATTACCAGAGCTTACAGAGCAGGATATTATTCGCGTATTCAAACAGGTTTTAAAATCTGGACAACCCTATGATAGTAATGATATTCCTGTATTTTTGAGGGGTAATACTGGATTGGAAAATCGTTATTTTAATGTCATTTGTACACCGATACATGGAGCAGACAATGAAATAACGGGAATTATGGTAATGTCCTCCGATTTTACCTGGAAGCATCATGCACAAATTGAGATAAAGGCAGGTGAAAGCAAGTTTCGTAACCTTATTGAGCAGTCCCCCGTGGGATGTTCACTCATGGTTGGCAGGGAGCTTATTATCGAATTTACAAATGAAGCCATGATCAAAATATGGGGGAAAGGCCATTCCGTTGTTGGTAAAAAACTTATTGAAGCTCTGCCAGAATTAATGGGACAACCCTATATCCAGATTTTGGAAAACGTTTATGATTCCGGACAACCGTACCATTCGCAGAGCGCTCGGGCGGATCTGAAGATGAGCGGGATCATGTCGACGTTTATTTCGATATTACCTATACACCACTTTTTGATGTTGAAAAAAAAGTTTACGGAATTTTGTAAATGGCTATTGAGGTAA
- a CDS encoding Crp/Fnr family transcriptional regulator, whose product MYEPLFEYIQRYSNEPLTNEEKEIVKSAFELKKLRKRQYFLEEGKVCTHTGFVFKGAFRQFSVDESGIEHILQLAIENWWVVDRESFLNQTPSKYFIEAWEDSLLLVFPINKLDEILRIPAINTMFWQMSQNNHIASQKRVEDTITLNPIKRYENFQRHYPEIVQRFPQHQIASYLGIARETLSRARKPIR is encoded by the coding sequence ATGTACGAACCACTCTTCGAGTATATCCAGCGTTACAGTAACGAGCCTTTAACCAATGAAGAAAAAGAAATTGTAAAATCTGCCTTTGAACTAAAAAAACTTAGAAAAAGACAGTACTTTCTGGAAGAGGGAAAAGTGTGTACCCATACAGGCTTTGTCTTTAAAGGGGCATTTCGTCAGTTTAGCGTTGACGAATCAGGGATTGAGCATATTCTCCAGTTAGCGATCGAAAACTGGTGGGTGGTAGACCGTGAAAGCTTTCTTAACCAAACTCCATCCAAATATTTCATTGAAGCATGGGAAGACTCTTTACTGCTTGTTTTCCCGATCAATAAACTGGATGAGATTTTAAGAATTCCGGCAATTAATACAATGTTCTGGCAGATGAGCCAAAACAATCATATTGCATCCCAAAAACGCGTGGAAGATACAATTACTTTAAATCCGATAAAACGCTATGAAAATTTTCAGCGCCATTATCCTGAAATCGTCCAAAGATTTCCGCAGCACCAGATCGCGTCCTATTTGGGAATTGCCAGAGAAACGTTGAGCCGGGCCAGAAAACCAATCCGCTAG
- a CDS encoding SDR family NAD(P)-dependent oxidoreductase yields MKIYQVTFTHLVNFIGIVAVFRIIFRFVTFVYIYIRPSSILRYKTEGAYAVVTGASDGIGKGIALELAAKGFNLILHAKDSVKMNTVISDALMINPSLDIRCVIHDSSVYGIPDISGIEHLPIKILVNNVGIGPIKAFSQLSAAEIDAIVNVNILFATQLTNRLLPFLSGDSLILNISSYAGILPPPFLAVYAATKAYNNAFSKSLSIELENIETISILTGSVHTGSNKKPVSFLRPSSQHFAKKVLSVVGCGKKSVMPYWPHAAQTYLLSLLPERMMDNAMKNSMQKEVSNR; encoded by the coding sequence ATGAAAATATATCAAGTCACATTTACCCATTTGGTAAATTTTATCGGCATTGTAGCGGTGTTTCGGATAATTTTTCGCTTTGTTACCTTCGTTTATATTTACATAAGACCATCATCGATTTTAAGATATAAAACAGAAGGTGCTTATGCAGTTGTGACCGGGGCATCAGATGGAATAGGTAAAGGCATTGCTCTGGAGCTGGCGGCAAAAGGGTTTAATCTTATTTTACATGCAAAAGATTCGGTGAAAATGAACACGGTTATCAGTGACGCGTTGATGATAAATCCGTCATTAGATATCCGGTGTGTTATCCATGACAGCAGTGTATATGGCATTCCTGACATTTCCGGGATTGAGCACCTCCCGATTAAGATACTGGTCAATAACGTTGGCATTGGACCGATCAAAGCTTTCTCCCAACTTTCAGCAGCCGAAATCGACGCGATTGTCAATGTAAACATACTTTTTGCTACGCAGCTTACCAATCGTTTGCTTCCTTTTCTCTCCGGCGATTCACTGATTCTGAATATATCGTCCTACGCTGGGATACTTCCACCTCCATTCCTTGCAGTTTATGCGGCCACAAAGGCTTATAACAATGCATTTTCAAAATCACTATCAATAGAACTTGAGAACATTGAGACCATTTCGATACTTACCGGAAGCGTCCATACGGGCTCTAATAAGAAGCCTGTTAGCTTTTTGAGACCTTCCAGTCAACATTTTGCAAAAAAGGTCTTGTCAGTCGTAGGCTGTGGCAAAAAAAGCGTTATGCCGTACTGGCCTCATGCCGCGCAAACCTACCTGCTTTCTCTTTTACCCGAACGAATGATGGACAATGCCATGAAAAATTCCATGCAGAAGGAAGTTTCTAACAGATAA
- a CDS encoding sensor histidine kinase yields the protein MAIEVTARVEAQMELERSEKLYRELAGQLETRVQLRTTELNHVNGQLISSNQSLEQFAYAASHDLQKPLRKVVSFGSRLESRHRDQLDDEGKFLLSRMQDAANRMSSMISDLLTFSRLEANHKAFAKVDMNLIVDAVLSDLEMVIEETKAVLDIKPLDSVWGDSAQLTQLLLNLVNNALKYQPKGQVPHITISTTSADPSELTQIVLAGHAYLKLQVQDNGIGFDQKNVQRSFQMFQRLHGRSEYAGTGIGLALGNKVVQNHYGLLTAESEIGNGANFIVYLPMSKN from the coding sequence ATGGCTATTGAGGTAACCGCACGCGTAGAAGCGCAAATGGAGCTTGAAAGAAGTGAAAAACTTTACCGTGAGCTAGCCGGCCAACTGGAAACAAGGGTACAGCTCCGTACGACTGAGCTCAATCACGTAAATGGTCAATTAATAAGTTCAAATCAGAGTCTGGAACAATTTGCTTACGCGGCAAGCCACGACCTTCAGAAACCACTCCGCAAGGTAGTATCGTTTGGTAGCCGTCTGGAATCCCGTCATCGTGATCAACTGGACGATGAAGGGAAGTTCCTTCTTTCCAGAATGCAGGACGCAGCCAATCGAATGAGCTCAATGATTTCCGATTTGCTGACTTTTTCCAGATTAGAAGCTAATCATAAAGCTTTTGCAAAAGTGGACATGAATTTAATTGTAGATGCTGTCCTGTCAGATCTGGAAATGGTTATTGAAGAAACAAAGGCGGTGCTCGATATTAAGCCATTGGATAGCGTTTGGGGAGATTCAGCGCAACTAACCCAGCTTTTATTGAATTTGGTAAATAATGCGTTAAAATATCAACCGAAAGGACAGGTTCCTCATATTACAATTTCAACAACATCCGCAGATCCTTCCGAGTTGACTCAAATAGTTTTGGCTGGCCACGCTTACCTAAAACTCCAGGTCCAAGACAACGGCATTGGTTTTGATCAAAAAAATGTCCAGCGCAGTTTCCAAATGTTTCAAAGGCTTCATGGTAGAAGTGAATATGCCGGTACTGGAATCGGACTCGCACTGGGCAATAAAGTTGTCCAAAACCATTATGGACTTTTAACAGCAGAAAGTGAAATAGGGAATGGGGCTAATTTTATCGTCTATTTACCTATGTCTAAAAATTAA
- a CDS encoding pirin family protein, with product MKKSSQYFSKKFISNYLIDYQTGAGTLPALNNLFAMLKKIDKTAFMGHGPIQTLYPGYTISGSDSGIGSIGRIDHAYVRGKQHIAMHPHVNDEILSYFRAGKVEHIDSEGYKDTITSTRLMLMKAGKLFYHEELIDGQSEPFEGLQIFIRPGAKNLKPEVTFQNLGQRDSENTWRLLASPTSQTTLRFSSQSWLYDNNVSAGTITELPEMPDNDLTALLYIYQGSVQVNGHIDLEKNEALIVVKEVISIKTGTGAEMVLFYTAEHGSIFKDGMFSGNKASFKD from the coding sequence GTGAAAAAGTCAAGCCAATACTTTTCGAAGAAATTTATTTCAAACTATTTAATTGATTACCAAACCGGCGCCGGCACACTGCCGGCGCTAAATAACCTTTTTGCGATGTTAAAGAAAATAGATAAAACTGCATTTATGGGCCACGGTCCAATTCAAACGCTTTATCCGGGATACACAATTTCAGGATCAGATTCTGGCATAGGAAGCATTGGGAGGATTGATCATGCATATGTACGAGGGAAACAGCATATTGCCATGCACCCGCATGTCAATGATGAGATATTATCTTATTTCAGGGCGGGAAAAGTGGAGCACATAGACTCAGAAGGTTATAAAGATACCATAACGAGTACTCGGCTAATGCTTATGAAAGCCGGTAAACTTTTCTATCATGAAGAATTAATTGACGGTCAAAGTGAACCGTTTGAAGGGTTGCAAATCTTCATCCGCCCGGGTGCTAAGAATCTCAAACCGGAAGTTACCTTCCAGAACCTAGGGCAACGAGACAGCGAAAATACCTGGCGCCTACTGGCATCTCCAACATCCCAGACAACTCTTCGTTTCAGTAGCCAGAGCTGGCTGTATGATAACAATGTGTCTGCTGGAACAATTACAGAACTGCCCGAAATGCCAGATAATGACCTGACGGCTCTCTTATATATTTATCAGGGATCGGTCCAAGTTAATGGGCACATTGACTTAGAGAAAAATGAAGCGCTTATTGTAGTAAAAGAGGTGATTTCCATTAAAACCGGGACAGGTGCAGAAATGGTCCTGTTTTATACTGCTGAACATGGGTCTATATTTAAAGATGGTATGTTCAGCGGTAACAAGGCAAGTTTTAAGGATTAG
- a CDS encoding AraC family transcriptional regulator translates to MKQKKDIPILLLKEITRHGLKITRYKELDDQDILFKAAHRDDHYIFVFQLQGTSRIMVDFKEIALEGCAILCILPGQVHRGVSADKVEALFIAIETALIKDSLRHIFEEKVPQQAITHLAENDSILLEQSIDLLVALSEHADKGSLQLEIIRSLTDTCTGMIACEFDAVEDSNYGSTLRSVIITKQFKRYLSQSYHIERTPSGYAKRLNISASYLNEVVKQVTGFSASYWIQQQVIMEAKRVLFYTDYSVKEISSILGFEDQHYFSRFFKKGTGMSPMIFKQQYRK, encoded by the coding sequence ATGAAACAGAAAAAAGATATTCCAATTCTATTACTAAAAGAAATAACACGGCACGGATTAAAGATAACACGGTACAAAGAATTGGATGATCAGGATATACTTTTCAAAGCTGCCCATCGGGATGATCACTATATATTTGTTTTCCAGCTTCAAGGCACAAGCCGGATTATGGTTGATTTTAAGGAAATAGCACTTGAAGGCTGCGCCATACTTTGTATTCTTCCAGGTCAGGTTCATCGGGGCGTCTCTGCTGATAAAGTAGAAGCTTTGTTCATTGCCATCGAAACCGCTCTGATAAAAGATTCTCTCCGACATATTTTTGAAGAAAAGGTTCCTCAACAAGCAATTACACATTTGGCTGAAAATGATTCTATTTTGCTTGAACAGAGCATTGACCTGCTCGTGGCCTTATCCGAACATGCAGATAAAGGCAGTCTCCAATTGGAGATAATTCGCTCACTAACAGATACATGTACCGGCATGATTGCCTGCGAATTTGATGCCGTAGAAGATTCAAATTACGGTAGCACTTTACGTTCGGTTATTATTACCAAGCAATTTAAAAGATATCTTTCTCAATCTTATCATATCGAGCGAACGCCTTCGGGCTACGCAAAAAGGCTGAATATTTCTGCCTCTTATCTTAACGAAGTTGTTAAACAGGTAACTGGATTTTCGGCAAGCTACTGGATTCAACAGCAGGTCATTATGGAGGCGAAACGAGTGTTATTTTACACGGATTATTCCGTAAAAGAGATTTCATCTATCCTTGGTTTTGAAGATCAGCATTATTTTTCCCGCTTTTTCAAAAAGGGCACCGGTATGTCGCCCATGATTTTCAAACAGCAGTACCGCAAATAG